The region AAAAGTGAGCTAAAAAAAATCAAAAGACATGAGTAAAGATAAAACCGATGAATTTCATAAGTATTTTTCATCATTTGAGGTATTAGAATTAAATCATAAAGAAATAACTGATTAATCAAATTCCCATTAAATTTGTTATGACAAAAAAACTTGGTAAACCATCTACTTTCAAGATCTTTAATAAAGACATCGATAATGAAACTGAAATTGCTTTAAGCTCATCTATGGCTTTAGCAATTGATACCGAAGCCATGGGATTAATACATGGTAGAGACAGGCTATGTTTAATACAAATATGTGATGAATTTGATAATGTTATTTGTATTCGTACAGAACGAAATCAACATTCAGCACCACACTTAAAATCTATTCTTGAGAAAAACACAATTGAAAAAGTCTTTCATTTTGCAAGATTTGATGTTGCTGCTTTAGCAAGTAATCTAAATATCTATGTTAATCCAATTTTTTGTACAAAAATCGCAAGTAAAATAGGAAGAACTTACAGTCCAAGACATGGTTTGAAAGAAGTAATTATGGAAACTGTTGGAGTGGAATTAGATAAACAAGCTCAAAGCAGTGACTGGGGAAAAGTTGGTGATTTAACTCAAAAACAACTTATCTATGCAGCAAATGACGTTAGATATTTACTAGGAGCAAAATACAAGCTTGAAGAGATGTTGAAACGTGAAGAAAGATGGGAATTAGCCAAAAAATGTTTCCAATGCGTACCTGTTTTGTCCGAGCTTGATAGAAGAAGATTTTCCAATATTTTTGATCATTAATTTTTTCAACCTACAGATCTATTAATCCTCAAGCATAAAATTCTCCTCTTCTTTTAGAGCCTTTAATAATTGATCAAAAGATGCAGAGGCCGATACAATTTGTTTTTTATCCTCATTTAAAGTTTGCTCAAGGATCTTTTGGGCAATTTCCTTTCTAGATTGCAAATCTTTTTTTCCTTCTTTAGCTGCCGCGACCTCTACTTTTCGTCGAGCAGCTGAAATACTAATACTTAAAGAAGATGCTAACTGAGCACAAATTTTAAGATAATGATGATCTTCAATTAGTGGCATATGCAGAAGCTTGAATAGAAAATCTTCAAAAAAAATCTTCTACTAGATTACACCGCACTATAAACCCTTGGACAAGTGATTCGAAATACTAAGGGCTATAGCCTGACTTCCACCCTCAGGACCCATTCTTTTAGACCCTCTTAAGCCAATAATCTCTCTATCAAAATCAGAATTCAGTAAAAAGACCACTTGTTTTGCGAGAGTTTCATAACCCTTAGCAATAGCTACAGTACCTCCTAATAAACGACTTTGACGCTTAGCAAAATTAAAATTAAATTGATGCCCTTTCCCTGGCAAGGACACGCATGGGATACCTAAACCTACTAACTGTTCTGTAGCTGTGCCTGCATTAGCTACTCCTACTTCTCCCCACTTAGCCCAACAAGAAAATTGGTTAAAGCCTATCATTATGAGTAATGAGTTTTTTTTCCATATTCCCGAAATCCCATTTTCAACTGTTGACTGATAAGTAGGTTTAAAACCTAAGTCCATCATTATTAATTCTATTTTTTTTCGCATTGCAGAAGAACTTAAAGGCACAAATACTGCAATGGGAGATGAAATTTGAATAAACTGGATTGCAATTAAAAGTTTTTTAAAATTCTGATACGCCTCAGGCAAACGACTTCCACATAACAAAATCAAACGTCTATATTTTTTAAAGTCATTTGGACATTCACTCTTAGAAATTCCATCCATCATTGGGTTACCCGGAGACAGTGCCTTTACACCATGATTTCTCAAACCTCGAGCGGTGATTTTATCTCTTACTGCAACCATCTTGCATCGAGTAGATCGCATCAACCAAAATTCCCATGGATCCCACTCAGTTCCTTTCAAGCGATGGTAACAATCACTTAAGGCGTATCTTGGCCCACTCGCCCATGTGTAATCACTTTTGGGAGTGCCAATAAAAAAATAATTTGCACCACTAGCCCATGCAAAAAGAAGAGGTAATAAATCTCCAACTGCAACGATAATTCTTCCATTTTTGGCTGATCCATGAATCAAAGTCCATTGTCTCCAAAGACTGCCTAACAATCCAGCTTTTAAATCTAAAAACAAGCCACTAAAACTCTGATTACTAAATCCCCCACTTGGCAAAAATGTTGAAGTACCAATCTTGGAAAGCCAGCCATTTTTTACAAGCTTTGAAAATGCTTTTCCGTCTCCAACCATCGGGAGAACCTCATGGGAGATATCTGGATTAATTTCATGGAGAGCTTCGATAACCCTGCAAGCAATCGTGTCTTCTCCATGTCCATTACAAAGAAACAAAAGATTTTGTTCGGTTTGACTGATACGATTTGAATTGGAAATGAAAATTTCATTTTCGGCGGCATGGCCAAGTGGTAAGGCAGAGGATTGCAAATCCTTTATCCCCAGTTCGAATCTGGGTGCCGCCTTAATTATTATTAGTTTAATTTTCCTGAGGAAGCCTTCCAGCACTATGCTCCATGTGTAGCGAGTAGCAAGTTTCAAGAAGTTTCAGAAATTAATAAATTGATTTTGGTAGTAGATCTAAATATTGATCATATATCCATTCTTACAGTTAGCCTCTAAAAGAACCACTAGCGAAAATCTTGTGGGTAATCAGGCTGACAAATATTTACATCTTATTATCACTACTTGATTGAACATTTTTTGTCCATGTTTTTAAGGTTTTTTTTCATTACAATTAAATAGAATAATTAACATAGAAACATTATTCATAGATTAATATTAATCAGATTAACCAATAAGAACAGTGTCTGATCAAATTGAATTCAGTTCTTTTTATAAATTATTAAATTCAATTAAGGAAGGTGAATCTAAACAAATATCTTTACTCGATGAAAAAATCAATGAATTCAAAAATGGTAATAACTCGAAAAGTTTTCTGGATGAATTAGGATCTCTTTATCTCTCTATAGGAATTACCGAATTATATAATTTTACTAATACAACAGATCTCCAAGAAATCGGGATAATAGATAAAGAAGGATGGGAAAATTTATCTTCTAAAAATCAACAAGAATTACCTGTATACCTAGCAAATAAAATGATTGAGTACATTAAAGAACATAAAAAAGTAAAGGAAATGTCTAATAAGTGGAATATTAAAGAGGGTGAAATAAGAAAGCATATAACTAAAATGGCAAGATACATAACTGAAGGAATTATTGATGTAATTGAATAGTGTTAAATTCAGATTAATAATCATTATCTGCGACACAAATACCTAGACATCTTATTCCATTACTAGAAGTTCTTCCACAATGATTACATAGAACTTTTTCTTTTTGATCTTTACTTCCATTGTCTTTGAGACTTTCTTCATTATTATTTTTTTTTTCAAAAAAAGAATCTTGAAAACTATTTAATTTATTCATGTAAGATAATGATATTAGTTTTCTTTAGTTGAAATAACATAAATGAAATCATGACTAAGAGGAAAATTGGGATTGGTTTTGGGACTTGGGCCTGGGGAAATAAGCTTGTTTGGGGCTACGAAGCTAAAACAGATGATATTTTACTTAAAAAAACTTTTTTTGATGCAATAGATAGGGGATTAGATTTTGTTGACAGTGCAGATTCATATGGCACTGGGATTTTATTTGGGCAAAGCGAAAAGCTAATTGGCGATTTCCTGGAGGAGTTACCCAAGAGAAAGCTTAAAGAAATTACTATTGCTACAAAGCTAGCACCCTTTCCATGGAGAATTGGTCGCAATGGACTAAATAAAGCTTTTCAAGAAAGCAATCAGCGATTAAAAGGGAATATGACAAGAGTACAGCTTCATTGGAGTACTTATCGTTATGCACCTTGGCAAGAAGAGCAGTTGCTATATGGCCTAGGAGATTTATACGAAAAAGGTTTAATTAAAGAAATCGGGCTCTCTAATATTGGTCCAAAAAGACTAAATTTTTTATATCAAAAAATGAAAGAAAGAGGAATTAAGATTAATAGTATACAAATTCAACTTTCGTTACTATCCAAACCATCTTTAAAAGATGAAGAGATCAAAAATATATGTGATGAGAATGAAATTGAATATTTAGCTTATAGTCCATTAGGGCTGGGAATCCTAACAATTCCACCAAATAAATCTCCCAGACCTAGCACATTCATACGACAAAAGTTATTCCAAAGAATACTTCCAAAAACTATAGAATTGAGAACATTAATAGCTAATATTGGTAAAAAATATTCAGCATCTCAAGCACAAGTTGCTTTGAATTGGGTAAGGTCTCATGGAGCCAAACCAATAGTCGGAATTCGTACTCCATTTCAAGCTAAAGATGCAAGTTCCGCACTTAAATGGTCCTTAACTAAAAGTGAAAAAGAAAGTCTTGATTTTTACAGGACTAAATGTCTAGAAAATATGCCTCAAAACCCTTTCACTAGTCCCTAATAAACATTCAAGTATCTGGGCTGACAATAACCTTCATTGAATCTGAGGGAGTAGGAAGACTAATCACTTTAGCTGGTGGGATGGGCTGTGAATTTGTGCTTTTTTCAATTATTTCTTTTTCAGGCTCATTATCCTCTTTAGCACAAGCTTCTAATGCTTCTCTCAACAACGAGTCAAAAGTTGCACCTGGCAATCTATGCCTAGCCACCTCAAGGAATGTGAGTGGTAAAGACTCGGATGCCGCATCTTTTAATGCAGGATTATTTTTTCTATGCTCTTGTTCGTCCTGAATGGCTCGTATAAATCTGAGAGTGACTTCATGCTTAGTCGACGCTTTAATCAACGTGTCATTGTCTCTTTGCCCATTAGTTGCTTCTTGTTCTAGATCATTAATTCTACTCTCCAAACTTGTAAGCACTTCATCAGCTTCTTTACCAATATGAGAAAGTTGTCCATCAGATAAGTTTGGTAAATCAGCTACATACACTTTCCCATGATCTCTAAGAGTTAAAAAAGTTGGTCTTGGACCACCATTTTGTCGCATACCCGAATCTGCTTGGCCACCTAAAGGCCTCTTAGGAGGTGTTGGACCTGCAGAACTTCTCCTGCGCGTTAGACGCTGTTGATTTTCAAAAGGCATAGAGCTAATTAAGATCTAACTTCGCATTACCCGAACTAATATCCGGCTTGCGTTTTCTTATATCTTACTGTTTTTTTTCCGTTATAGAAAATCTTTTTTAACCTTCATTTGATTTCGTGAAAAAACTGTACTAGAGGTTTTGATAAAACTACGCTTAAAACATTACCTAGGTATTCCTAAAATATCGATATGCTTTGAATTATTTTGACTTTCGACAACTTGTCCTATATTCCAAGCCTCAAAATCATTTTGAATACATATTTCTAAAGCAGAATTCACTGCATTTTTTGGAACAATTAGACAAAACCCTATCCCCATATTGAAAGTATTCCAAAGATCAATTTCAGGAATATCACCTGCGTTTTGTAACCAATTAAAGATTTCAGATATTTCCCAGCTAGTTATATCTATATATGGTAGTAATCCAGAGGGGAAGATTCTAGGAAGATTCTCTGGTAAACCTCCACCTGTTATATGCGTCATTCCATGAATGGATAAATTTTCTCTCAACAATTTGTCTACAATTTGAAAATAAATTGCGGTTGGTTCTAGCAAAGATTTAATCAAGTTCCTTTGATTTTTCCCATAAAGAGTATTTTCGTCCACATTCGCAATGGAAAGGACTTTACGAACAAGACTAAAACCATTGCTATGAACACCATTACTTTTTATCCCTATAATCTGATCATCACAATCAATTTTCGTGCCGTCTATTAAGTGACGATGTTCAACGATCCCCACACAAAAACCTGCTAGGTCATATCTTCCACTGGGATAAAAACCTGGCATTTCAGCAGTTTCTCCTCCCAAAAGAGAACAATCCGATTGACCACAGCCTGCTGCAATCCCCTCTATCACTTCAGCCAAAGCATCAGGAGTCAAAGTTCCGCTTGCTATGTAATCAAGAAAAAATAAGGGTCGAGCGCCATTAGTTATTACATCATTAACGCACATTGCAACCAGATCTATTCCAACTCCAAAATGACAACCAAATTTTTGAGCCAATTCTAATTTTGTACCAACACCATCCGTCCCGGATACCAAGACAGGACTTTCATAGCCTTTTGGAATTCTTATACATCCTCCAAAACCTCCTAACCCGCCGATGACCTCACTTTTATGAGTTTTTTCAACGCATGATTTAATTCTCTCCACAAAGGCTCTTCCAGCAGTAACATCAACTCCCGCAGTTTTGTAATCCATCAGTAAAAAGCTTTCTTATTAAAAGATATGAACCCTAATATGAAATCCATATGGGATCAGTATGCAATCAACTTATTTCATTTCAATCATAAGTTGATCAAATTAATTTATTTACCAACATAGTGG is a window of Prochlorococcus marinus str. MIT 0917 DNA encoding:
- a CDS encoding ribonuclease D, encoding MTKKLGKPSTFKIFNKDIDNETEIALSSSMALAIDTEAMGLIHGRDRLCLIQICDEFDNVICIRTERNQHSAPHLKSILEKNTIEKVFHFARFDVAALASNLNIYVNPIFCTKIASKIGRTYSPRHGLKEVIMETVGVELDKQAQSSDWGKVGDLTQKQLIYAANDVRYLLGAKYKLEEMLKREERWELAKKCFQCVPVLSELDRRRFSNIFDH
- a CDS encoding lipid-A-disaccharide synthase-related protein, whose product is MFLCNGHGEDTIACRVIEALHEINPDISHEVLPMVGDGKAFSKLVKNGWLSKIGTSTFLPSGGFSNQSFSGLFLDLKAGLLGSLWRQWTLIHGSAKNGRIIVAVGDLLPLLFAWASGANYFFIGTPKSDYTWASGPRYALSDCYHRLKGTEWDPWEFWLMRSTRCKMVAVRDKITARGLRNHGVKALSPGNPMMDGISKSECPNDFKKYRRLILLCGSRLPEAYQNFKKLLIAIQFIQISSPIAVFVPLSSSAMRKKIELIMMDLGFKPTYQSTVENGISGIWKKNSLLIMIGFNQFSCWAKWGEVGVANAGTATEQLVGLGIPCVSLPGKGHQFNFNFAKRQSRLLGGTVAIAKGYETLAKQVVFLLNSDFDREIIGLRGSKRMGPEGGSQAIALSISNHLSKGL
- a CDS encoding aldo/keto reductase, with the protein product MTKRKIGIGFGTWAWGNKLVWGYEAKTDDILLKKTFFDAIDRGLDFVDSADSYGTGILFGQSEKLIGDFLEELPKRKLKEITIATKLAPFPWRIGRNGLNKAFQESNQRLKGNMTRVQLHWSTYRYAPWQEEQLLYGLGDLYEKGLIKEIGLSNIGPKRLNFLYQKMKERGIKINSIQIQLSLLSKPSLKDEEIKNICDENEIEYLAYSPLGLGILTIPPNKSPRPSTFIRQKLFQRILPKTIELRTLIANIGKKYSASQAQVALNWVRSHGAKPIVGIRTPFQAKDASSALKWSLTKSEKESLDFYRTKCLENMPQNPFTSP
- a CDS encoding histidine phosphotransferase, which encodes MPFENQQRLTRRRSSAGPTPPKRPLGGQADSGMRQNGGPRPTFLTLRDHGKVYVADLPNLSDGQLSHIGKEADEVLTSLESRINDLEQEATNGQRDNDTLIKASTKHEVTLRFIRAIQDEQEHRKNNPALKDAASESLPLTFLEVARHRLPGATFDSLLREALEACAKEDNEPEKEIIEKSTNSQPIPPAKVISLPTPSDSMKVIVSPDT
- the purM gene encoding phosphoribosylformylglycinamidine cyclo-ligase; amino-acid sequence: MDYKTAGVDVTAGRAFVERIKSCVEKTHKSEVIGGLGGFGGCIRIPKGYESPVLVSGTDGVGTKLELAQKFGCHFGVGIDLVAMCVNDVITNGARPLFFLDYIASGTLTPDALAEVIEGIAAGCGQSDCSLLGGETAEMPGFYPSGRYDLAGFCVGIVEHRHLIDGTKIDCDDQIIGIKSNGVHSNGFSLVRKVLSIANVDENTLYGKNQRNLIKSLLEPTAIYFQIVDKLLRENLSIHGMTHITGGGLPENLPRIFPSGLLPYIDITSWEISEIFNWLQNAGDIPEIDLWNTFNMGIGFCLIVPKNAVNSALEICIQNDFEAWNIGQVVESQNNSKHIDILGIPR